A segment of the Polyodon spathula isolate WHYD16114869_AA chromosome 1, ASM1765450v1, whole genome shotgun sequence genome:
TGCCACTCACTCATCGCAGCAGTAGCAACAGTTTCCACATCCCGGCAACAGCACCCTCAGTAAATCGCTTGTTGGAGCCGCAGTAAGATTTTGGCAATTTCAAAGTGTCCTGAACCTGGGGTGCCGTGCCACCAGTGCTGCAGGAGGCCATCTCAGATGGCTAAGCTGCTCCACTGTGACCACAGCCCCTTTGCTGCTGTTGACTGCAGGGTGATCTCCTCCCAGGGTGGCCACTGGTGTGCTTCCAGCCAGTGCAGCGGCGGTTGTAGGTCAGGATCTCAGTCTTGCTTCCACCTCCACTCTGCCGCGATGACCATGGACAGCTCGCTTTCCCGCATTGACTGGTGCTGTTCCCCTGTCCTCACCCAATCTCTCCTCCGCTCCTACTCCTTGACCTCCCACTTGTGGCAGTCCTCCTCAGTGCTGGGGCAGTGTGACAGTGCATCAGTGCATGGTTACAGTTGTTTGGTCCAGCACGCCACCTGCCACTCTAGTTTCCAGAAAGCCATCAACCACTGGAATGCGGCGTGGTCAGTGGGGAATGTAAAGGGCAACCCGTAGAGGTAGTAGTGTAAGTGGCATACTGCCGTCACCACTGCAAGCAGCTCCCGTTGAGTTACTCAGGGACCGGCTGCACACAAACGCACTTTGACAGTCCATTCGAATGGCTCCTTCTTCTGCAGCAACCGGTGGAGGGGTGCAGTCATGGTGACGAAGTAGGCAACAAAGCTATGGTAGTAGAAAGCAAGCCCCAGGAACCCTCACAGTTGGCGTTGACCTGCTGGGACCAGCCAGGAACACTGGGACATTTTATGAGAATTCATGAATGGGGATTGTTTATAATtatgaattataaaaatgaacaaaacaaaacaaaaaaataagggaTTAGTAGATTCGATAGCTGGATCTTAAAAGAATATTTCACACTTTTCTTCagaaataactatttgttttaactgtaacttttttccccccagtaataattaaaattagtGTAACTAGTTACAAGCTTGCTTGAACTGGGTGTACATGTCTGTACAGTGTCCATTTTAGGGCATCCTCaggcatcaattaaaaaaaagaaaaaaaaaaaaaaaaaaaaaactgtttaaaaaaaagcaagtaaAAAAAGTTATATCTAATGCCATATGCTGAGAAGATTTTCCTTACACTTCAAATCCAAACTAATTCAAATAATGAAACTCTACattgtaactttaaaatatatatatttttaaacgcttaaatatacatattaaatgctaaAGAAAGGTAAAAACGCGTGCACCAATCAGCAGCTACATTGACATCTATGCCATCCAATGGAAGTTTGTTTGCTCTtgtttgattgggtgattcagACGACTCTGTCCAACCCCTCACTCTcccgaaaaaaaataaaacataaaaaaatataactcGAGGAAGATTGATATGATGGCTGACGACTGACtcaaggaggactgatgcctgatgtCCGACGACTGACTGCAGGAGGCTGATTTCTGACACGGGAAGGACTGAttgtctgaggatgtcctaaaatggacaccgtatcACTATTACGAACTAATTTTGATCTCGTAATACCCGTTATTTGTTTTCTGGTCATATTAATTGTTAGTGgttgttgcttttttatatatatcttaataaaatataattttaaataaataaataaaaacagtgcccCTAATATCTAAACaactatatttataaattaaatacaatgagTAAAAAGTATCGGGGTAAGTTGATGGTTGGCCAACCTGTCTTGAAAcgagttttgtttctcttttgctGGCTTCATTCATCGAACAGGGTGTTTGCGACCAAGGTGTTTAGTCTGTGTATGTTTACTGGTTTATAAAGTGAGCAGGTAACTTCAAATCTGGAAATGGAAACGTCTCATGTGAATTTTTCAACTTCGAGCGGCTGTGATCAGCGAGTGCAAAAACTACAACAGCAAATTGCAGTAATGAGAAAAGAAATCAAGAACCTAAGGTTTGTAAGTTTAGTTAGTTACCAATATTACAAGGCGAATACGATATTTACAttagatgtaaaacaaacaacatacataCCAGTAAAATGAATGGCAATTTGAATAAAACGTGGCAGTCTGGCTTTGCATTTAGTTACGTCATGCCTATTCTACGTGTGCGTCAATTCATTTGGCTTTTAACCTAATACTGAATGTGGACGGTTTGATTTGTACAAGTTCTGTGCCAGTGCTGCATCATATCCTatttaaaaagatttacataacgccatgttaaaaaaaaaaaaaaaaaaaaaaatctcagcgCTGGTACAGTTGGTAATGATGCCAGTATAACAAAcgccattttttattttgtttttttgcttcacTGTAAACGAACTGGACAGCCAACAAGGCAAGGTACAATGGTAATAAGTAtttggaattattttaatataaaatggaaCGTGATTGTTTAGGGGACTGTAgctattttatttcattacacaGCAAAACTTGGGTGAGAATTGCATGCCAGCATTGTAGAGCAGGGCTTGTTGCACCTTCAGGGGCAATTAAGACAACTGTTTGAActtttttaatgatgtatttCCAGGCAACATGCAGATTCTGCAGTTCGTGAGCAAAGGAAAAGTTTAGCTGCCCTCCAATCTGTTGTGGCAAGCATGAAAGAGGATGGACGTCTGAAGGATGCAAAGACAGACTCGTTGCGGACTGATTGTACAGTGACAAATCAAGCTTTAGAAAAAGGTGTTCAAAACCGTATACTATGTGTACTAcgtgtttatttcatttactgTATTCATTGTTAAGTTGTTTGGTTAAGTAACACCTTTTTCTGTTTTAGGAGTTATTCAGACAACGCCAATCGGTTATATAGAGTCCTGCTTCTCTTCTAAAAATGGGACCCCAAGGCAACCCACAATTTGCAGTCTGTCCCGTGCAATACTGAAGATAAACAAGTCAATTTTTAACAATCCAGAGCATTCATTAATGGGCTTAGACCAGTATTCACATGTGTGGTAAGTATGGCCCACTCATACGttgttattttcaaaaatataccTGTAGTATATGCTTTGTTCTTATATTTTCTTAACAGTTTTGGTTCATGCAGCAAGTACAAACAATAAAAGTGCAGCACATACACTGAATACCAGGGATGATAATGGAAGACCTAagacacattatttttatttaataccttgtttttaataatttcacAGTAAATTCCATGAATTGCAGTCATTTTCAAGGTAATAACCGGTTCTTTATTGCCTGATCATTATAAATGATGATTGGGGTTACATAATGCTGAAAGTTTTGAATTTccttaaaaacagttttgatttATAGTAGTGAACAAAAATAATGCTACAACTTATGTCTCAATTTTGATGCGTTTCCTGCAGTCTCGGTAATCAAAACAGTATATCGCTACGCCACTGTTTGCTGCAATACCATAGTCATTTTATAATGAACTGACATGCTAAAGTGCATTAGGTTctgtatcattttgttttctctttgtaTAGGATTATATTTGTCTTCCATAAAAATGGACATCTGAGCTATAAGGCGAAGGTGAAACCACCAAGACTCAATGGAGTAAAAACTGGGGTCTTCTCTACCAGAACTCCCCATCGTCCCAATGCAATTGGACTTACTCTTGCAAAATTGGAAATAAttaaaggtaattttttttttttagtagtagtttttaatagttttaatttataaaaaaatatatactttgaaaAAGCACTCTATAAAAATCAGTTAAAGGAGcgataaccaaggttttaaaatccagctTACCTTTCATTATTGTCAGTGTGAACTTTTCATCTGTTTTGGTTCTTGGCATGCAGTTTACACATCAATGTGGAATATGCTGATATTTTAAAGACACTATAGATTAAAAGTACCTGCTGGTTTCTTATCAAAAGTACTAGAATGCAgccatttatatacagtatagtattttaaatatttgcatattctaAAATTATTATACTAAAAAACTAATTATTATacagtgaaaaaactaaaattacattGATATGATTTCataaacaaataatttgaaacattttattttttaaaggagacaCGGTTTATCTGTCTGGAATTGATATGATACAAGGAACTCCAGTCCTGGATATTAAACCCTACATTCCTGACTATGATTCACCAAAAGGCAGAAGAAATCCGCTtgatacagtggaaagtgcaaacCAGGACCAAGCTGAACCAATGGCAGTGGTTAATgatagtgagaaaaaaaatacaatgaagagAGATGTCCTTAGTGGTAATTTGGCAATTCCAAAAATTACTGTTGGCCATACAGAGGAAGAGAAGTTTTTGACTAACACCAACTTTGAATCTCAGATCACAGTTTTATCGGATAAAAATGCATCATGTGACTCAGAAGTGGATGCTATTTATCAGaccaaaaatgaacaaaaaatgcTTTCTGCTTTAGCAGAAGTTAAAAGCTATGTAAATCAGAGTGATGCTTTCAGCGAGGCTACTGTGGAAAACGCAGCCATCCAATCATACTGCGCTACTGCAGATCCTTGCAAGGATGAGCCTAATAAATTTAATGAACACGTTGTGTATGATGAAGCTTCCAAAACTACCATCGCATCCTGGATAAGATCATCTCCAGTGACCAGTCTGGAAGTCCGGTTCACTCCACATGCCGAGAGGGATTTGAATGCCTTTGAACCCCTGTATCAAGCAGGTGCAGTAGAAAATATGTTGGTCAGACTTGGGACAATTTAATGACAATTAGCAGAAGCTTctgagataagaacataagaaaaacagTATGtgtaaagataaaaacaaaatacagtagtctttggctaagagaacatccCTCGGAAAGCAaacaaagtgttctctaagacagagttagccaccagacataatatgaataaataaatacctatgtattacttgtcatgactcACGTGCATTAACATGATGAAGTGAACTGAATGCAAGCAAGAGAGACAGTGGCACATTTttccgtttgtttacatgccattttgtagcagtgaggtgcactcgtggaaatcggaatacaaaacaattcaataatatgacggcgattctggaaagatttaataaaccaatcggtgTCCTTCAAGACACTCTTGCGATAacacttttttacaaaacagtactgtatccatagTGAGTGAATCAGTATTGGtaccaagaaggtgttcttttagcaggagcatttacaatgggaaaaaataTGTTTCACTACAAGGGTGTTCCCTTGCCTAAAGTAAAGATGtcaatgtatgtgttttaaactTACAATTGATCCCATTatagctttttcatttttttctgtgtgacAATGAGATGGAAtgtactgcaaaagaaaaaacatcaaataTTTTCAATAACCTTTGATTAAAAATTCCAGTCGAATATTCTGTGAAAATCAATTGTTTGGCACAGCTCGAGGTTCAGCGCAATCCCAGGATACCATGtggtgtttcaaatgtatttactgtttttataagATTAAACCTTTTGATTTGTAACATCTTTTCTGTTTCTCCTGTGGCCCCACAGAATTAGGAAAGCCGAATTTCCGGTACCTCAAGTCTGCAGATGAAGCCAAGGCTGCTATCAAaggtgtgctgtcagccgaccccCGCTCGGTGTACCGCAGGACCCGTTGTCAGGACCAGCTCTTCTACTTCACTCTGGATACAGCCCACATTACCTGCTGGTTTGGGGAAGGGTTTGCTGAGGTCCTCAGAATAAAAGCAGCGACAACTGAGTGCTCTGGTAGCTGTGCATAACATGCAGTATACACAGAAACTCTCAGAAAGACATGTGTGATGGTCATAGATATTTTACTGTGAGGAGTAGCTGTTTGTTACCTTTACAAAAtaacttttgatttaaaaaaaaatggcttgaCTTAGGCTTTGGCAGATATAACTTACTATTTGGCAATACACACAGACAAAAATGTGgattttttgcacattttaaattaaaaagcaaaatctTAAGTTGTTTGAAGCAATTCTaactaatgttttaaataataataataataaaaaactgcatACCTGACTACACTTTCCTTTTAGCTATTAGTTTGGGGTTTTGAAAGTAATAATTAATATGTAGTTATTGGCAGGGTGTATGGAAAATACATTGTTCCTTGCatacacagtcagcactcgcatatccgacATAcaaaaattttgacttcagtgacggttgaAAGAGTGTGActcatatctgattatttcattttggcccattccaaccaTTGTACCTTTTTTGCGTTACCTGAAAAACggacaatgtcaaaaatacaaaaGCGGGACGTTAGACGGGATACTGCCAACATGAAGGAATTTCCATACAATGCCTacactacactgctcagctgTAGCTGTACCGCTATCTGGTAAAGCAGCACACTTTACCTGTTAATTGTAGAGTCCTGGCTTAATGAATGCTGCATTCGAGAACGTGATAAACCATATCTTTCTTGAATAGTGACATTTTGGGAAAATGGATTATAGATAGTTGATAATATATGaccttttatagaaaaaaattaatttgaagtCTACAATCAACATAGCTTTTTGGTTCAATGGATAATACAGACACATTTCTTCAGCTTTtcctatacatttatttcagccaGGTAAAATAACTGTGTAATTTCTGAGCtatcattaaatacattttaataaattacagtTCGAAACCAAATTTTTCCTGGAACAGCAGACActggataaaaaagaaaaaacacctacCACGTGTAGCACATACAGTTGTATAAATGGGATGTCTCTCacacaaatgtttaatttgttatacAATTAGCATTCTTGATAGGTAAAATCTGCAGCTGCCTGTTGTAAGAAAGTGGGGGaaaagcctttttatttattctttggtATGTACACCAGTAAATTAGCTTTACAATTACATAAACATGTTCACTATAACTGCTTCTGGTGTAGGCCTACAAAAAAATCTCCCATTGAACTCAAACATTTACTTGTATCTATAAATACACCaggtgttatttattatttaaacatgtgggtttttttttttgtgactgggGAAACTcaaatttgccattttattttactcacagaaaaaaaaaaaaaaaactattttcattacagcttttttgtgtttaattgtgtaaAAGAAGCATTCCTGGTGATGACTACAGATAATTCTGACAAACAGACTTGATAGACTGTTGTTTTGTGGTCCTAAGCTGTACTATAAATCCTACTCCACTTGGGGGCACTtcagtgacactttttttttttttttaagtggattgAGATATCCATGAATTTGCACTTTTACAATTTGAAACAAAGAAATTAAGTGAAAATAGATAAACCAACTTTAACAGATATCTCCATTTTTCAATATGATGCTCACCAACTTTTCTGTAGCAGGGCAATTTTGGCTATGAaacctggctttaacattggttCTATGAGACAAAACAGCATAACTAACCTGAGATTTGAAGATGACCTTCATGAATAATACAGGTAATATGTAAGACACGTCTGCACAACTTTAAGA
Coding sequences within it:
- the trmo gene encoding tRNA (adenine(37)-N6)-methyltransferase isoform X1, with the translated sequence METSHVNFSTSSGCDQRVQKLQQQIAVMRKEIKNLRQHADSAVREQRKSLAALQSVVASMKEDGRLKDAKTDSLRTDCTVTNQALEKGVIQTTPIGYIESCFSSKNGTPRQPTICSLSRAILKINKSIFNNPEHSLMGLDQYSHVWIIFVFHKNGHLSYKAKVKPPRLNGVKTGVFSTRTPHRPNAIGLTLAKLEIIKGDTVYLSGIDMIQGTPVLDIKPYIPDYDSPKGRRNPLDTVESANQDQAEPMAVVNDSEKKNTMKRDVLSGNLAIPKITVGHTEEEKFLTNTNFESQITVLSDKNASCDSEVDAIYQTKNEQKMLSALAEVKSYVNQSDAFSEATVENAAIQSYCATADPCKDEPNKFNEHVVYDEASKTTIASWIRSSPVTSLEVRFTPHAERDLNAFEPLYQAELGKPNFRYLKSADEAKAAIKGVLSADPRSVYRRTRCQDQLFYFTLDTAHITCWFGEGFAEVLRIKAATTECSGSCA
- the trmo gene encoding tRNA (adenine(37)-N6)-methyltransferase isoform X3 produces the protein METSHVNFSTSSGCDQRVQKLQQQIAVMRKEIKNLRQHADSAVREQRKSLAALQSVVASMKEDGRLKDAKTDSLRTDCTVTNQALEKGVIQTTPIGYIESCFSSKNGTPRQPTICSLSRAILKINKSIFNNPEHSLMGLDQYSHVWIIFVFHKNGHLSYKAKVKPPRLNGVKTGVFSTRTPHRPNAIGLTLAKLEIIKGDTVYLSGIDMIQGTPVLDIKPYIPDYDSPKGRRNPLDTVESANQDQAEPMAVVNDSEKKNTMKRDVLSELGKPNFRYLKSADEAKAAIKGVLSADPRSVYRRTRCQDQLFYFTLDTAHITCWFGEGFAEVLRIKAATTECSGSCA
- the trmo gene encoding tRNA (adenine(37)-N6)-methyltransferase isoform X2; protein product: MKEDGRLKDAKTDSLRTDCTVTNQALEKGVIQTTPIGYIESCFSSKNGTPRQPTICSLSRAILKINKSIFNNPEHSLMGLDQYSHVWIIFVFHKNGHLSYKAKVKPPRLNGVKTGVFSTRTPHRPNAIGLTLAKLEIIKGDTVYLSGIDMIQGTPVLDIKPYIPDYDSPKGRRNPLDTVESANQDQAEPMAVVNDSEKKNTMKRDVLSGNLAIPKITVGHTEEEKFLTNTNFESQITVLSDKNASCDSEVDAIYQTKNEQKMLSALAEVKSYVNQSDAFSEATVENAAIQSYCATADPCKDEPNKFNEHVVYDEASKTTIASWIRSSPVTSLEVRFTPHAERDLNAFEPLYQAELGKPNFRYLKSADEAKAAIKGVLSADPRSVYRRTRCQDQLFYFTLDTAHITCWFGEGFAEVLRIKAATTECSGSCA